A genomic window from Pseudomonas leptonychotis includes:
- a CDS encoding glycine cleavage system protein R codes for MDHLVLTVIAQDQPGLVERVAHCISEHGGNWLESRMSRMAGQFAGILRVDVPLDAHAGLLSALEALQAQGIRVQVAVGGADPVTVWRAIRLELVGNDRPGIVRDITRLLSSQGVNLESLNTEVVPAPMSGELLFQAQALLAVPQSVTLEQLQAHLETLADDLMVELKLQAED; via the coding sequence ATGGATCATCTGGTACTTACGGTTATCGCTCAGGATCAGCCTGGGCTGGTTGAGCGCGTTGCCCACTGCATCAGCGAACATGGTGGTAACTGGCTGGAAAGCCGCATGTCGCGCATGGCTGGGCAGTTCGCTGGAATCTTACGGGTGGATGTGCCGCTGGACGCCCACGCGGGTTTGCTGTCGGCGCTAGAGGCGTTGCAGGCGCAGGGCATTCGCGTGCAGGTCGCCGTTGGCGGGGCTGATCCGGTGACCGTCTGGCGCGCTATCCGGCTGGAGCTGGTCGGCAACGACCGCCCCGGCATCGTGCGCGATATCACGCGGCTGCTTAGCAGTCAGGGCGTCAACCTGGAAAGCCTGAATACCGAAGTGGTCCCGGCACCCATGAGTGGCGAGTTGCTGTTCCAGGCCCAAGCCTTGCTGGCAGTGCCGCAGAGTGTGACGCTGGAGCAACTGCAGGCGCACCTGGAAACCCTGGCGGATGACCTGATGGTAGAGCTGAAGCTGCAGGCCGAGGACTAA
- the rarD gene encoding EamA family transporter RarD: MATVNPRRGYILGLTAYIIWGLFPLYFKAMQNVPALEIIVHRALWSAVFGALLLMVWKHPGWLRELLANPKRFAVLGLSGVLIASNWLVYVWAVNDGRMLEASLGYYINPLVNVLLGMLILGERLRRLQWLAVTLAALGVLQQLWQVGSIPWVSLVLALTFGFYGLIRKQAPVAALPGLVVETWLLLPVAIGWLLLNPVAMSAQADFWGTPEALWLIAAGPITLVPLVCFNAAARHLPYTTLGFLQYLAPTLVLLQAIFLFGEHFDPSTLLAFICIWAGLAVYSVDAWLTLRKRQPV; encoded by the coding sequence ATGGCCACCGTCAACCCGCGTCGCGGGTACATTCTCGGCCTGACCGCCTACATCATCTGGGGCCTGTTCCCGCTCTACTTCAAAGCGATGCAAAACGTCCCCGCGCTGGAAATCATCGTCCATCGCGCGCTCTGGTCGGCCGTATTCGGTGCATTGCTGTTGATGGTTTGGAAGCACCCCGGCTGGCTACGTGAACTCTTGGCTAACCCCAAACGCTTCGCCGTGCTGGGCCTTAGCGGCGTGCTGATTGCCAGCAACTGGCTGGTGTATGTATGGGCGGTAAATGATGGGCGCATGCTCGAAGCCAGCCTGGGCTATTACATCAACCCATTGGTCAACGTGTTGCTGGGCATGCTGATTCTCGGCGAACGCTTGCGTCGACTGCAGTGGCTGGCCGTGACCTTGGCCGCATTGGGCGTACTGCAACAGCTGTGGCAGGTTGGCAGCATCCCTTGGGTTTCATTGGTGTTGGCGCTGACTTTCGGCTTCTACGGGCTGATCCGCAAACAGGCACCGGTGGCGGCCCTGCCTGGGCTGGTGGTGGAGACGTGGCTGTTACTGCCCGTGGCGATCGGCTGGCTGCTGCTAAACCCAGTGGCGATGAGCGCCCAAGCCGACTTCTGGGGCACACCGGAAGCACTCTGGCTGATCGCTGCCGGCCCAATCACCCTGGTGCCACTGGTGTGTTTCAACGCCGCCGCCCGCCACCTGCCTTACACCACGCTGGGTTTTTTGCAGTACCTGGCCCCGACCCTGGTGCTATTGCAGGCCATTTTTCTGTTTGGCGAACACTTCGACCCAAGCACACTGCTGGCCTTTATCTGCATCTGGGCCGGCCTAGCGGTTTACAGCGTGGATGCCTGGCTGACCCTGCGTAAACGACAGCCTGTTTAG
- a CDS encoding DUF4166 domain-containing protein, protein MSVVERWFGAGFTQLHPLLQQLHQQGGKLHGDVDLQFGRGLAGVIGVRLATRLGVPTKQARVKFQVDIHDSDNTLHWNRYFADSAVLYSRFQPSGSWPHGHWLESTGAVKLALAVDVIEGGWYWRPLKAWLHGVRIPLWLLPHTEAYKRIEEGRYQFYVGFNLPLLGNLFSYSGALQLEHTATIPNSATAITVAAAP, encoded by the coding sequence ATGTCTGTCGTCGAACGCTGGTTTGGTGCAGGTTTTACCCAGCTACACCCCTTGCTGCAACAACTGCATCAACAGGGCGGCAAGCTGCACGGGGACGTTGACCTGCAGTTTGGTCGCGGCCTTGCCGGTGTCATCGGCGTACGCCTGGCCACTCGATTAGGCGTCCCGACGAAGCAGGCTCGCGTGAAGTTTCAGGTGGATATTCATGACAGCGACAACACCCTGCACTGGAACCGCTACTTTGCCGATAGCGCCGTACTCTATTCGCGTTTTCAACCCAGCGGCAGCTGGCCGCATGGTCATTGGCTGGAATCGACTGGCGCAGTGAAACTGGCCTTGGCGGTGGATGTTATTGAGGGCGGCTGGTACTGGCGACCACTCAAGGCCTGGCTGCATGGTGTACGTATCCCGTTATGGCTGCTACCGCACACCGAGGCCTATAAACGAATTGAAGAGGGTCGTTATCAATTTTATGTCGGCTTCAACCTGCCGCTGCTCGGCAACCTGTTCAGCTACAGCGGAGCGCTGCAGCTGGAACACACAGCAACCATACCGAACAGCGCTACAGCCATAACAGTTGCCGCCGCACCGTAA
- a CDS encoding serine/threonine protein kinase — MSHPFAALTPDLVLDAVESIGYLSDARVLALNSYENRVYQVGIEDETPLIAKFYRPDRWTDAAIREEHSFTFELAECDVPVVAPLVRDGETLFEYSGFRFALFPRRGGRAPEPGNLDQLYRLGQLLGRLHAVGSLKPFAHREALQVTNFGHQSLATLLDGNFIPRSLLPAYESVARDLLKRLDGLFAANPVQAIRLHGDCHPGNLLCRDETFHMVDLDDCRMGPAVQDLWMMLAGERHERLGQLSELMDGYQEFHDFNPRELPLIEGLRALRLMHYSAWLARRWDDPAFPMSFPWFGSERYWGDQILILREQMAALDEEPLKLF; from the coding sequence ATGTCCCATCCATTTGCCGCACTCACGCCCGACTTGGTGCTGGATGCCGTGGAGAGCATCGGCTACCTCAGCGATGCCCGCGTTCTGGCGCTGAACAGCTATGAAAACCGCGTCTATCAGGTGGGCATCGAAGATGAAACACCGCTGATCGCCAAGTTCTACCGCCCCGACCGCTGGACCGATGCAGCGATTCGCGAAGAACACAGCTTCACCTTCGAGTTAGCCGAGTGCGACGTACCGGTGGTGGCGCCATTGGTGCGCGATGGCGAGACACTGTTCGAGTATTCCGGCTTTCGTTTTGCACTATTTCCCCGCCGCGGTGGCCGCGCGCCAGAACCCGGCAACCTCGACCAACTGTACCGGCTCGGCCAGTTGCTCGGCCGCCTGCATGCGGTCGGCTCATTAAAGCCATTCGCCCACCGCGAAGCCTTGCAAGTGACTAATTTCGGCCATCAATCGCTGGCGACCTTACTCGACGGCAACTTTATCCCGCGCAGCCTGCTGCCGGCTTACGAGTCGGTCGCCCGCGATCTGCTCAAACGCTTGGATGGGCTGTTCGCGGCCAACCCAGTACAAGCAATTCGCCTGCACGGCGACTGCCACCCGGGCAACCTGCTGTGCCGTGACGAGACCTTCCATATGGTCGACCTCGATGACTGCCGCATGGGCCCGGCTGTACAAGACCTGTGGATGATGCTCGCTGGCGAGCGACATGAGCGCCTCGGTCAACTCTCGGAGTTGATGGACGGCTACCAGGAGTTTCACGACTTTAATCCACGAGAGCTGCCGCTTATTGAGGGCCTGCGTGCCCTGCGCCTGATGCATTACAGCGCCTGGCTGGCGCGGCGCTGGGACGACCCGGCCTTCCCTATGAGCTTCCCCTGGTTCGGCAGCGAGCGTTACTGGGGCGACCAGATTCTGATCCTGCGCGAGCAAATGGCAGCCCTGGATGAAGAGCCGCTAAAGCTGTTCTAA
- a CDS encoding ComF family protein, whose translation MVYNWLKNKQRCLLCDESADGTLAICTNCEAELPWLGGHCQVCALPLPSHGLVCGACLKKPPIFTKVEIPWRYAFPIDSLINRFKHQAKWPLGRLLGELLSHHLLHAFDDGLARPDLLLPVPLADKRQRQRGFNQAGLLAQWLSASLQLPQQAHWLQRTLDTPAQQQLDAATRKRNLRKAFALAADSQVAGRHVALIDDVLTTGATAESLARLLKKAGAVRVDVYCLARTPKPGD comes from the coding sequence ATGGTTTACAACTGGTTAAAAAACAAACAGCGCTGCTTGCTCTGTGATGAGAGTGCAGATGGCACGCTGGCCATCTGCACCAATTGCGAAGCAGAGCTGCCCTGGCTCGGCGGGCACTGCCAGGTGTGCGCCCTGCCACTGCCCAGCCACGGACTGGTGTGCGGGGCCTGCCTGAAAAAACCGCCAATTTTTACCAAGGTCGAAATACCCTGGCGTTACGCCTTCCCCATCGACAGTTTGATCAACCGGTTCAAGCATCAAGCCAAGTGGCCATTGGGACGCTTGCTCGGTGAGCTTTTGTCACACCACTTACTCCACGCCTTCGATGACGGCCTTGCCCGACCCGACTTGTTACTCCCCGTGCCGCTGGCGGATAAACGCCAACGCCAGCGTGGCTTTAATCAGGCAGGGTTACTCGCGCAGTGGCTGAGCGCCTCATTACAACTGCCGCAGCAAGCGCACTGGCTGCAACGCACGCTCGACACGCCAGCGCAGCAACAACTGGATGCCGCCACGCGCAAACGCAACCTGCGCAAGGCGTTCGCCTTGGCAGCAGACAGCCAGGTCGCAGGCCGGCATGTAGCGCTGATCGACGATGTGCTGACTACCGGCGCCACCGCTGAAAGCCTGGCCCGGCTATTAAAGAAGGCCGGCGCGGTGCGAGTCGATGTTTATTGCCTGGCGCGCACGCCAAAGCCGGGCGACTGA
- the bioB gene encoding biotin synthase BioB, whose protein sequence is MSATTAANLRHDWTLTEVKALFEQPFNDLLFAAQTVHRAHFDANRVQVSTLLSIKTGACPEDCKYCPQSGHYNTGLEKEKLLEVQKVLEAAAEAKAIGSTRFCMGAAWKHPSAKDMPYVLQMVEGVKKLGLETCMTLGKLDKEQTQALADAGLDYYNHNLDTSPEFYGNIITTRTYGERLETLAYVRDSGMKICSGGILGMGESLDDRAGLLIQLANLPEHPESVPINMLVKVKGTPLADEQDVDPFDFIRMLAVARIMMPQSHVRLSAGREAMNEQMQALAFFAGANSIFYGEKLLTTANPQANKDMELFARLGIKPEEREEHADEVHQAAIEQALVEQRDSKLFYNAAV, encoded by the coding sequence ATGAGCGCCACCACCGCCGCCAACCTGCGTCACGACTGGACCCTCACTGAGGTCAAGGCGCTCTTCGAGCAACCGTTCAACGACCTGCTGTTCGCCGCGCAAACCGTGCACCGCGCGCACTTCGATGCGAACCGCGTGCAGGTCTCGACGCTGCTGTCGATCAAAACTGGCGCTTGCCCGGAAGACTGCAAGTACTGTCCGCAGTCCGGCCACTACAACACCGGTCTGGAAAAAGAAAAGTTGTTGGAAGTGCAGAAGGTTTTGGAGGCAGCCGCCGAGGCCAAGGCCATCGGTTCTACCCGTTTCTGCATGGGCGCGGCGTGGAAGCACCCGTCGGCCAAAGACATGCCTTACGTGCTGCAGATGGTCGAGGGCGTGAAGAAGCTCGGACTGGAAACCTGCATGACCCTGGGCAAGCTGGATAAAGAACAGACCCAGGCCCTGGCCGACGCGGGGCTCGATTACTACAACCACAACCTCGACACCTCGCCGGAGTTCTACGGCAATATCATCACCACCCGCACCTACGGCGAGCGTCTGGAAACGCTGGCCTATGTACGTGATTCGGGTATGAAAATCTGCTCCGGCGGCATTCTCGGCATGGGCGAGTCGCTGGACGACCGCGCCGGCTTGTTGATCCAACTGGCTAACTTGCCGGAGCATCCAGAGTCGGTGCCGATCAACATGCTGGTGAAGGTCAAAGGTACGCCACTGGCCGATGAGCAGGACGTCGATCCGTTCGACTTTATCCGCATGCTCGCCGTGGCGCGGATCATGATGCCGCAATCCCACGTGCGTTTGTCCGCCGGCCGCGAGGCGATGAATGAGCAGATGCAAGCCCTGGCCTTCTTCGCCGGCGCCAACTCGATCTTCTACGGCGAGAAGCTGCTGACCACAGCTAACCCGCAGGCTAACAAGGACATGGAGCTGTTCGCCCGTCTCGGTATCAAACCGGAAGAGCGCGAAGAGCATGCCGACGAAGTGCACCAGGCTGCCATCGAGCAAGCCCTGGTCGAGCAGCGCGATTCCAAGTTGTTCTATAACGCCGCCGTCTGA
- the bioF gene encoding 8-amino-7-oxononanoate synthase translates to MSFDLTTRLAERRAANLYRQRPLLESPQGPLVQVDGRELLAFCSNDYLGLANHPQVIEAWRAGAQKWGVGGGASHLVIGHSRPHHELEEALAEFTGRPRALLFTTGYMANLGAVTALVGRDDTVLEDRLNHASLLDAGLLSGARFSRYLHNDAVSLSSRLGKATGNTLVVTDGVFSMDGDLADLPALCAAAKQKSAWVMVDDAHGFGPLGATGGGIVEQCGLGVDAVQVLVGTLGKAFGTAGAFVAGSEELIETLVQFARPYIYTTSQPPALACATLKSLELLRSEHWRREHLNTLIKRFREGAQAIGLELMDSATPIQPILIGDSSRAMQLSQLLRDRGLLVTAIRPPTVPAGSARLRVTLSAAHSLAQLELLLEALAECWPQLAVEGGAHA, encoded by the coding sequence ATGTCTTTCGATCTCACCACTCGTCTCGCGGAACGCCGTGCGGCCAATCTCTATCGTCAGCGCCCACTGCTGGAAAGCCCGCAGGGCCCACTGGTACAGGTCGATGGTCGTGAGCTGCTGGCGTTTTGCTCCAACGACTACCTGGGCCTGGCCAATCATCCGCAGGTGATCGAAGCCTGGCGCGCCGGCGCGCAAAAGTGGGGCGTGGGCGGCGGCGCCTCGCATCTAGTGATTGGCCACAGCAGGCCGCACCACGAATTGGAAGAAGCGCTCGCCGAGTTCACCGGGCGGCCGCGGGCATTGCTGTTTACCACCGGTTATATGGCCAATCTCGGCGCGGTTACCGCGCTGGTTGGGCGTGATGACACGGTGCTCGAAGACCGCCTCAATCACGCCTCCCTGCTGGATGCCGGCCTACTCTCGGGCGCACGGTTTTCGCGTTATCTGCATAACGATGCGGTCAGTCTGTCCAGTCGATTAGGTAAAGCCACGGGCAACACCTTGGTGGTGACTGACGGCGTATTTAGCATGGACGGTGATTTAGCAGACCTGCCGGCTCTGTGCGCGGCCGCGAAGCAAAAAAGTGCTTGGGTGATGGTCGATGACGCCCACGGTTTCGGTCCACTGGGCGCAACCGGCGGCGGCATCGTTGAGCAGTGCGGCTTGGGCGTGGACGCTGTGCAGGTGCTGGTCGGCACCCTGGGTAAAGCCTTCGGCACGGCCGGCGCGTTTGTCGCTGGCAGCGAGGAGCTGATCGAGACGTTGGTGCAGTTCGCCCGGCCTTATATCTACACCACCAGTCAGCCACCGGCCTTGGCCTGCGCCACGTTGAAAAGCCTGGAACTGCTGCGCAGCGAGCATTGGCGCCGGGAACACCTGAATACCTTGATCAAGCGTTTCCGCGAAGGCGCGCAGGCCATAGGCCTTGAGCTGATGGACAGCGCTACACCGATTCAGCCGATTTTGATTGGCGATAGCAGTCGCGCCATGCAGCTGTCACAGCTGTTGCGTGATCGCGGCTTGCTGGTGACCGCAATTCGCCCGCCGACTGTGCCGGCTGGCAGTGCGCGCCTGCGCGTGACCCTGTCGGCGGCGCACAGCTTGGCGCAGTTGGAACTGCTGCTGGAGGCGCTGGCCGAGTGCTGGCCGCAGCTGGCCGTCGAGGGTGGGGCGCATGCGTGA
- a CDS encoding alpha/beta fold hydrolase: MRDRLILLPGWGLGSSPLQPLADALRGLDPRLHVEIEPLPQLSSSNPADWLDELDANLPQDAWLGGWSLGGMLAAELAARRGERCSGLLTLASNLRFVAEPSWPDAMAAETFAAFRQGCAMDAAITLKRFSLLCTQGATDARALSRQLLSAAPQLEPSVLLAGLDILAALDTRVALQAFVGPQLHLFAGQDALVPENTAQALLTLLPDVEIGLIDGVGHAFALERPHEIAMAIQAFLHEADDD; the protein is encoded by the coding sequence ATGCGTGATCGGTTGATTCTGCTGCCCGGCTGGGGGCTTGGTAGCTCACCGCTGCAACCGCTAGCCGATGCCTTGCGCGGCCTCGATCCACGTCTGCATGTGGAGATCGAGCCGCTGCCGCAGCTGAGCTCCAGTAATCCGGCTGATTGGCTGGATGAACTGGATGCCAATCTGCCACAAGACGCCTGGCTCGGCGGTTGGTCCCTAGGCGGCATGCTCGCGGCTGAGCTCGCTGCACGGCGCGGCGAGCGCTGCAGCGGCTTGCTGACCTTGGCCAGCAACCTGCGTTTTGTTGCCGAGCCGAGTTGGCCTGACGCGATGGCCGCAGAAACCTTTGCGGCGTTTCGCCAGGGCTGTGCGATGGATGCTGCGATCACGCTGAAACGCTTCAGCCTGTTGTGCACCCAAGGCGCAACAGATGCCCGTGCGCTGTCGCGGCAATTGCTGAGCGCCGCTCCGCAGCTAGAGCCCTCAGTGCTGCTGGCCGGGTTGGACATACTGGCCGCGCTAGATACCCGTGTGGCGCTGCAGGCATTTGTCGGCCCCCAGCTACATTTGTTCGCCGGTCAGGATGCACTGGTTCCGGAAAATACTGCGCAGGCCTTGCTAACGCTGCTGCCGGATGTCGAGATCGGCCTGATTGATGGCGTCGGTCACGCCTTCGCCCTGGAACGACCGCATGAGATTGCCATGGCGATTCAGGCGTTTCTGCATGAGGCCGACGATGACTGA
- the bioC gene encoding malonyl-ACP O-methyltransferase BioC has translation MTDLSHSPQGGLPDKRQVAASFSRAAESYDSVAALQRKVGAELLAQLPASCEPQRWLDLGCGTGYFSRALGERFTASQGVALDIAEGMLRHAQPLGGAQQFIAGDAERLPLQSASCDLLFSSLALQWCADFTAVLSEAERVLRPGGVLAFSSLCVGTLQELRDSWQTVDGFVHVNRFRRFEDYQRLCAASGLQMASLQAQAEVLHYPDVRSLTHELKALGAHNLNPGRPGGLTGRARMLALLKAYEQFRQPQGLPATYQVVYGVLRKD, from the coding sequence ATGACTGATCTCAGCCACAGCCCGCAGGGTGGCCTGCCGGATAAGCGTCAGGTGGCGGCTTCGTTTTCCCGTGCCGCCGAAAGTTACGACAGCGTGGCGGCTTTGCAGCGCAAGGTGGGCGCTGAGCTGCTGGCGCAGTTGCCTGCCTCATGCGAGCCGCAGCGCTGGCTGGATCTAGGCTGTGGCACCGGTTATTTCAGTCGCGCCTTGGGCGAGCGCTTTACGGCCAGCCAGGGTGTGGCGCTTGATATCGCCGAAGGCATGTTGCGCCATGCCCAGCCTCTGGGTGGTGCGCAGCAGTTTATTGCCGGTGATGCCGAGCGCTTGCCGCTGCAAAGCGCTTCCTGCGATTTGCTGTTTTCCAGTTTGGCCTTGCAGTGGTGCGCCGACTTTACGGCAGTGCTGAGCGAGGCTGAGCGCGTATTGCGTCCGGGTGGCGTGCTGGCGTTCAGCAGCTTGTGCGTGGGTACGTTGCAGGAGTTGCGCGACAGCTGGCAGACCGTAGATGGCTTTGTCCACGTCAACCGTTTCCGCCGGTTTGAGGACTATCAGCGACTTTGCGCTGCCAGTGGTTTGCAGATGGCGAGCTTGCAAGCCCAAGCCGAGGTGCTGCATTACCCGGATGTGCGCAGCCTGACCCATGAGCTGAAAGCCCTTGGCGCGCACAACCTTAACCCTGGGCGCCCAGGTGGTTTGACTGGGCGGGCGCGCATGCTGGCGCTGCTCAAGGCTTATGAGCAATTCCGCCAGCCCCAAGGCCTGCCCGCTACCTATCAGGTGGTTTACGGCGTATTACGCAAGGATTGA
- the bioD gene encoding dethiobiotin synthase: MSQVFFVTGTDTEIGKTTIAAGLLHAARLAGLSTAAAKPVASGCTLTPQGLRNDDALALLGECTLALRYEEVNPLAFEPAIAPHLAAREVGVLLDVAALQGPVQAIMDKQADFTLVEGAGGWRVPLAGQATLSDLAIALQLPVILVVGVRLGCINQALLTAEAILRDGLPLAGWVANVVDPLTSRLEDNLATLAERLPAPCLGYVPRLAEASPAAVSSYLNLDILCKPL, from the coding sequence ATGAGCCAGGTATTTTTCGTCACCGGCACCGATACCGAAATTGGCAAAACCACCATCGCCGCTGGCCTGTTACATGCTGCGCGGTTGGCAGGCCTATCCACAGCGGCGGCCAAGCCGGTGGCCTCGGGTTGCACGCTAACGCCTCAAGGTTTACGCAATGACGACGCTTTGGCGCTGCTCGGCGAATGCACCCTGGCGTTACGCTATGAAGAGGTTAATCCGCTGGCGTTTGAGCCCGCGATTGCCCCGCATTTGGCTGCACGTGAGGTAGGTGTATTGCTGGATGTTGCGGCACTGCAAGGACCGGTGCAGGCCATTATGGATAAACAGGCGGATTTCACCTTAGTCGAAGGTGCTGGTGGTTGGCGCGTGCCGTTGGCCGGGCAGGCGACGTTGTCGGACCTGGCAATTGCATTGCAGCTGCCGGTAATTTTGGTGGTTGGCGTGCGCTTAGGTTGTATCAATCAGGCGCTGTTGACGGCAGAAGCGATCCTGCGCGACGGCCTGCCGTTGGCGGGCTGGGTGGCAAACGTGGTCGATCCTCTCACTTCGCGGCTTGAGGATAATTTAGCGACCTTGGCAGAACGTCTGCCCGCGCCCTGTTTAGGTTATGTCCCGCGCCTGGCCGAGGCCTCGCCTGCTGCGGTTTCCAGCTATCTCAACCTCGACATTCTGTGCAAGCCGCTATAA
- a CDS encoding putative metalloprotease CJM1_0395 family protein: protein MQIGGATSYPAPAASLLPARPLTSSVSLDVSPDITRAAQAPVTAGQPLADEQSASAREEADKPTDSSANPDKSKAAQGEPSPEQQRLEQLEVAKLVSRDQEVRTHEQAHAAVGGQYAGAPTYTYERGPDGKRYAVGGEVGIDAGALPNDPEATLRKMEVVIRAALAPAEPSAQDRQVAAQAQAQMTEARAQLAQQQSSEAQSASEARAEQRNKNKEPNDGADQSAAATQQDRPSSSSLDLYKQLSGLQEPAPVVDLVA from the coding sequence ATGCAGATCGGCGGCGCAACGTCTTATCCTGCGCCTGCAGCAAGTTTACTGCCGGCTCGGCCTCTTACATCCAGCGTTTCCCTCGATGTTTCCCCCGACATTACCCGTGCGGCCCAGGCGCCTGTGACTGCGGGCCAGCCTCTGGCCGACGAGCAGTCCGCCTCGGCGCGTGAGGAAGCCGACAAACCCACCGATTCGTCGGCTAACCCCGATAAGTCCAAAGCCGCTCAAGGCGAGCCCAGCCCCGAGCAACAACGTCTCGAACAACTGGAAGTTGCCAAGCTGGTCAGCCGTGATCAGGAAGTGCGTACCCATGAGCAAGCTCACGCCGCGGTCGGTGGGCAATATGCGGGGGCTCCGACCTATACCTACGAGCGCGGCCCGGATGGCAAGCGTTATGCGGTCGGTGGTGAGGTGGGTATTGATGCGGGTGCGCTGCCCAATGATCCCGAAGCCACACTGCGCAAAATGGAGGTCGTTATCCGCGCAGCGCTGGCACCTGCCGAGCCATCCGCGCAGGACCGCCAGGTTGCTGCGCAGGCTCAAGCGCAAATGACTGAAGCCCGTGCTCAGTTGGCGCAACAACAGAGCAGTGAAGCGCAGTCAGCCAGTGAGGCGCGTGCTGAGCAACGCAATAAAAACAAAGAGCCAAACGATGGGGCAGACCAATCCGCCGCGGCTACTCAGCAGGATCGACCGTCATCTTCTAGCCTTGATCTTTACAAGCAGCTCAGTGGCTTGCAGGAGCCCGCACCGGTTGTCGATCTAGTGGCTTGA